DNA from Mycolicibacterium alvei:
TCAACAGGCGCTGGCAGACGGCAGCTCAGCGGCCCGGCAGCGTCGCGCCATGCGCATGCGCAACAGTCTGCTCGACGTCGTGGACCACCTCGTCGCAGAGACCGCGGGGGTCGGGTCCGATGCGCACTGCAGTCAAGCCGGATCGGCGTAGGATCACAACTATCGGCGGTACTTCGTACACGCAACCAATTTCGAGTGTGTCATCGCTGATTTGAAGGATAGGACCGCTTCACGCAGTCCAGACGGGAGCGTCGTCATGACGCCACAGCAGACACGCAAAAATGATCAGAACTCGACCGTGCCGGCGCGTACACCACGCCTGCGGTTGAAAGCCAAGGCGCCCCAAAGCGGCTATGTTGACGGGGCTTGGTGGCCGCACAGCGATGACCTCAGCGCCGAGCTGCCGGACCTGTTGGCCGTGCTCTCGGTACGTCTGGGCCGCATCGACCGGGTGATGTATCACCTTAAGGCATGGGCCACCGCACCACGAAAGGTCACCACCGGTGGGCGAGCGGTGCGCCTGGATGGCTATCGGCTTCAGTCGATTAACACCATTGAAGTTCTCGGGCTCGACGGTGACCGGCTCACCCTACTGGTGATTCCGCCCCATACCGACGCCGACGACGCTCACCGCACCATGATGACCGCAGCGCAACCCCACAACGCCGCGACCGTCGACGGATTGCTCATGATCAGCCAGCGAGACCGTGACAGGCGCACGCAGGCATCCAATGCTCAAGAGCGCTGGGAATCAGAAGGCGGAATGACGGGGCGAGTGTATGTCGAACGTGACTCGATGCTCAGGCTGCACTAGCCACACTATGTGCGGTGATGAAATAGCCTGTGAGGCTTGCGCTTCTCGTCTCCGGCCACATCAGTCCAGCCGTCCGCCGGATAGGTCGCGGGCTGCATTGTTCCGGCTCGGACAACCTCTAGTGATCCGTCAGAGTGTTTGACATAGCGATCGCCGAAGCGTGCAAATTCATCAGTGACGCCGTCGGTGCGTGTTACTTGTACAGTCATGGTCAAATCCGATCCCTGACGATTTCGCCAGCGTTTTGGTCCTCAGAAGGCGGTCACCGGATGGGCATTCGGGGACGCACTGCGTGGTTTGGAGATTTCTGATCCCCAGCGCTGCTGGGCAATGCTGGCTCGGTCCAAGCTGATCCGGACGCGCGGGTCGATTCCAAGAAGGCGATCCACCCGGGTGTCGTCGCAGGGATGTGCGGCTCTCATCATCGTCGCGTGCGCATCGGAGGCTTCCGTATGCACAGCCAAGACCAGCAAATCGAGTCGATGAAATCCAGGTCCGAGCAGACTGATGGTTGAGATCGGTTGACGCTCATACCCGTCCAGCTTTACTAGACAGCCGTCAACGTAGATCTTTCGCGGCGCGGGCCGCCAGTCAGACAATCGGTAGAGCACTCGTTCAACATGCCCCAGCCTGACGGACAGCCCCGCTAGAAGGTCGGGAAGTTCGGCACAGAGATCATCACCGCGAGGCCACCATGCTCCGTCGACGAACCCACTGCGTGGCGCCGTCGGTTTCAACCGCAACCTCGAAATACGTGACAAGCCTTGCGGCCGTTCCCCATTCTCAACCACTTGTAGCGTCATGCGGACGCTCCCATCTATGGCCGATCGAATCGGCCTTATTGAATTGATGCCCTCAAGTCCGAACAGGCAATCGGGATGACGGAGCACCAACACGTTTAACGGTACTCGCAGTCACATGAAAAAGCGACAGCCGAGACTTCACAAGCGTCTGTCGGGCCGGCAGCGAAAAGCGAAGGGAGTATCAATCCTCAACGGAGCGAGCATTATTGAAGTCGATCATCACGAATCGTGTTGCATGGAGGGCAATCGTGCACGGCAATGCGTCAGATTGACTGCGCACCCGGCTCGAGCAGACGCTTGGGGTGCATGCCGTCGACCTGACCGATGAACGGCGGGTGGATGCTGTAGCCGAGCATGCGGCGGATGTCCTCGGAGACGGCCCGCACGGTGTCGCGGGTCATCGACAAGGTGAACGCTTCCTGCGGGCGCAGCCACGGCTCGCAGTACTGCGCGGTCAGCGCCAGGCGAGCGCTCGGGGATCGGTTGGCGCCTCCCCCGTGCCACAAGGTCCCGGGAAAGAACACGCACGACCCGGCGCTCATCACCACCGGTTCACGTTCGGCGGGCTCGGGCAGTCGATCGCCCCACTCATGGCTGCCCGCGACGATGTCGGTGGCACCGTTATCGGCAGTGAAGTCATCGATCGCCCAGATCGTGGCTGCGCCCAGCGCTTTCCGTGGTCTGGGTAACGGGTAGAAGCCGTCGTCGGTGTGCAGCATCTGGGCCTGCTCCCCCGGCAGGATGTTGATCACCTGCAACATCGACAACAGGTAGTTCGGCATGAACATCCGATCCAGCAGCGCCAGCACCCGCGGATGGTCGGCGATCCGGTCGCAGCTGCGGGTCTTGTTCAGCACGCTGTACACCCGCTGCGTGGCGTGTCCTTCAAACCCGTTGCGGCCCAGCAGGTCCAACAGTGGTCCCACGGATTCCCGAATCTCGTCGAACTCAGCCGCAGTGAGCAGATCAGGCAGGATCACGTATCCGTCGCGCAGCACCGCGGCCAGGTCTGCCTCGGCTACGGCAGGGTCCACCTGCTCACCACTGCTGGCGGTCCGCCGATAGGTGCCGGCCAGGTCACCGGCCAGCTCCGTCAACGAGTTCACTTCAGTGCTCATATCGCCCTCACCGAAACATAACTGACTTCTGTTATGGTTCGGACTATGGCACGCGCGCCGGTCGGACGTCAACAACTACTCGAGGCGGCCCGCGACGAGCTCGTACACGGAAACGGTGCCTTCGAACTCAGTGGGCTGACCCGTCGCGCCGGACTGAGTACCGGCGCCCTCTATCACCACTTCGGATCGAAGAGCGGTCTGCTGACCGCGATCTATGACGGCTTCTACGACGGGTTGCGCCACGCCATCGCCGATGCCCACTTGCCTGCAGGCGACTGGGCCACCCGCGAGCGCGACCGCACCCACCGCTTCGTCGCCTATCACCTGGCCGACCCGCTGGCGCCGATCCTGCTCAACCGCACCGCAAGCGATCCGCAGCTCACCGAGCTCGAGGCCGCCTATGTGCACAACCTCATCGACAACGCTGCCGCCAACATCCGCCACGGGCAGCAACTCGACGAGCTCCCAACGGATCTGGACCCCGACAGCGCAGCCGCATACGTCATCGGCGGCCTGCGCCACGGCATCGCACAACAACTCCGAGCCGTCCCGACACCGAGTTCCGATCAAGCCACACAAACACTTTGGCGCTATACCGCTGCCGTTCTCGGTATCGGCCAGGCCTACAGGTGAACCGGGGTCAGCTTCGGTTGTCCTGCCCGCGGCCGGCAATCCGATTCAGGGTGGAGATGCCCGGAAGGCTGGTCAACGTCCGGAAGACGTCGTTGCCCGTATTGATCAACGATTCGAGTTGCGGCAGGAGTCGGTCGAGCGTGCGGAACATCGGGTCGGCCATGGCCAGATACCGTTCGGTCCGATCGATCGTGGTGTTGAGCCGTTCGGTCGCGATCGCGAGGTTCTCCAGCAAATCGGGTAGTTGGGCGGCGAGTTGGGCCGACGCCGGCGGAATGCGCATCGCACCGCTCGCCACCGCCTGCGCAGCCCCCACGGCGGACTGGGCCGTCTCCACGGCCGCCTGAGCGGCCGATTTGAGGTCGCTGGGCTTCGGTACCTTCTGGCTACTCATAGCGCTAACTGTCCCCCACATCGGGCACGTCGTCACCAATATGATCGAGCTGACCCGCAGGAGAGGAACCCGCCATGAGCACACCCAGCACCCAGATCGACCCGGACGCGCCGGTCCTGGTGACTGGTGCCAGCGGCTACATCGGGAGCTGGATCGTCCGGTGTCTCCTCGAAGCCGGCCAGACCGTCCGCGGCACA
Protein-coding regions in this window:
- a CDS encoding DUF5994 family protein, which encodes MTPQQTRKNDQNSTVPARTPRLRLKAKAPQSGYVDGAWWPHSDDLSAELPDLLAVLSVRLGRIDRVMYHLKAWATAPRKVTTGGRAVRLDGYRLQSINTIEVLGLDGDRLTLLVIPPHTDADDAHRTMMTAAQPHNAATVDGLLMISQRDRDRRTQASNAQERWESEGGMTGRVYVERDSMLRLH
- a CDS encoding DUF5994 family protein, producing the protein MTLQVVENGERPQGLSRISRLRLKPTAPRSGFVDGAWWPRGDDLCAELPDLLAGLSVRLGHVERVLYRLSDWRPAPRKIYVDGCLVKLDGYERQPISTISLLGPGFHRLDLLVLAVHTEASDAHATMMRAAHPCDDTRVDRLLGIDPRVRISLDRASIAQQRWGSEISKPRSASPNAHPVTAF
- a CDS encoding phytanoyl-CoA dioxygenase family protein, whose amino-acid sequence is MSTEVNSLTELAGDLAGTYRRTASSGEQVDPAVAEADLAAVLRDGYVILPDLLTAAEFDEIRESVGPLLDLLGRNGFEGHATQRVYSVLNKTRSCDRIADHPRVLALLDRMFMPNYLLSMLQVINILPGEQAQMLHTDDGFYPLPRPRKALGAATIWAIDDFTADNGATDIVAGSHEWGDRLPEPAEREPVVMSAGSCVFFPGTLWHGGGANRSPSARLALTAQYCEPWLRPQEAFTLSMTRDTVRAVSEDIRRMLGYSIHPPFIGQVDGMHPKRLLEPGAQSI
- a CDS encoding TetR/AcrR family transcriptional regulator, which gives rise to MARAPVGRQQLLEAARDELVHGNGAFELSGLTRRAGLSTGALYHHFGSKSGLLTAIYDGFYDGLRHAIADAHLPAGDWATRERDRTHRFVAYHLADPLAPILLNRTASDPQLTELEAAYVHNLIDNAAANIRHGQQLDELPTDLDPDSAAAYVIGGLRHGIAQQLRAVPTPSSDQATQTLWRYTAAVLGIGQAYR